In the genome of Bradyrhizobium sp. CIAT3101, one region contains:
- a CDS encoding septal ring lytic transglycosylase RlpA family protein, with the protein MLSLTRPRTAIAFVAATLLVGGTATEASAKSRHHHRYSAHHHRHHAENDSNATSDWRNANASMTPTSGTGRSFSGMASYYGNESGSRTASGARFNQNAMTAAHRSLPFGTKLRVTHGGSSVIVTINDRGPFVRGRVLDLSTGAARAIGLTGAGVGRVTAEVIS; encoded by the coding sequence ATGCTGTCTTTGACCCGGCCGCGTACGGCGATCGCTTTCGTCGCCGCGACTCTCCTCGTGGGGGGAACCGCAACCGAAGCTTCCGCCAAATCCCGGCATCACCACCGCTATTCTGCGCATCATCACCGCCACCACGCCGAGAACGATTCCAACGCGACCTCCGATTGGCGCAACGCCAATGCGTCGATGACGCCGACGTCGGGCACGGGCCGCAGCTTCTCGGGCATGGCCTCCTATTACGGCAACGAGTCCGGCAGCCGCACGGCGTCGGGCGCGCGCTTCAACCAGAACGCCATGACCGCGGCGCACCGTTCGCTGCCGTTCGGCACCAAGCTGCGCGTCACCCATGGCGGCTCGAGCGTCATCGTCACCATCAATGACCGTGGCCCGTTCGTGCGCGGCCGCGTGCTCGACCTCTCCACGGGCGCTGCCCGCGCCATCGGCCTCACCGGCGCCGGCGTCGGCCGCGTCACCGCGGAAGTGATCTCGTAA
- a CDS encoding F0F1 ATP synthase subunit delta, with translation MAAEDTSVSGVSGRYATALFELARDQKVVDEVKADLDKFEGLLNESADLKRLVRSPVFAADAQSKALSAVLDKAGIAGISANFLKVLTANRRLFAVADVIRAYRALVAKFKGEATADVTVAEALSDKNLDALKVALKSVTGKDVALNVKIDPSIIGGLVVKLGSRMIDSSLRTKLNSIKHAMKEAG, from the coding sequence GTGGCTGCAGAAGATACGTCCGTTTCAGGTGTGTCCGGCCGTTATGCAACGGCCTTGTTTGAACTGGCCCGCGACCAGAAGGTGGTCGACGAGGTCAAAGCCGATCTCGACAAGTTCGAGGGTCTGCTGAACGAAAGCGCTGATCTCAAGCGCCTCGTCCGCAGTCCGGTTTTCGCGGCTGACGCCCAGTCCAAGGCCCTCTCGGCCGTCCTGGACAAGGCCGGCATTGCCGGCATCTCCGCCAATTTCCTGAAAGTGCTGACCGCCAACCGCCGCCTGTTCGCGGTGGCTGACGTCATCCGCGCCTACCGCGCCCTCGTCGCCAAGTTCAAGGGCGAGGCGACCGCGGACGTCACGGTTGCGGAAGCGCTTTCGGACAAGAATCTCGACGCCCTCAAGGTTGCCCTGAAGTCGGTGACCGGCAAGGACGTCGCGCTCAACGTGAAGATCGATCCCTCGATCATCGGTGGCCTCGTCGTGAAGCTTGGCAGCCGCATGATCGATAGTTCGCTTCGCACCAAACTCAATTCGATCAAGCACGCGATGAAAGAGGCAGGCTGA